A genomic window from Sphingobacterium sp. BN32 includes:
- the aroA gene encoding 3-phosphoshikimate 1-carboxyvinyltransferase translates to MTTEKLILSHQSKTIRGTVQLTGSKSESNRALIIRALSEGIVKVENLSEAADTVTLEAALEIAKTGSEEFKTIDIGPAGTAMRFLTSYLNLVKGNFILTGTERMQQRPIGILVDALKTIGADIHYEKKAGFPPLKIEGGMFQNKEQVAIQGNISSQYISSLLLIASSLKKGLTINIEGELTSRPYVTMTLEMLKEARIQYDFQEQSIAIEKQDFQPATIYVEPDWSAASYWYAMVALAQEAHIVLPGLKQHSLQGDFAITDIMTHFGVTSTFEKDGLHLRKSGLISKKSLFDFKECPDLAQTVVVVAAALRKDTSFTGLETLKIKETDRILALQQEIGKFGAELIADGEVYHLKTGKVFEPEQISIATYEDHRMAMAFAPLALVFDQITIEEPEVVEKSYPSFWKHLAEQGFKIVE, encoded by the coding sequence ATGACAACAGAGAAATTGATATTATCACATCAATCAAAAACTATTAGAGGCACGGTTCAACTTACTGGCTCCAAGTCAGAGAGCAACCGTGCTCTTATTATCCGCGCTTTGAGCGAGGGTATCGTCAAAGTAGAAAATCTCTCCGAAGCCGCTGATACCGTTACATTGGAAGCAGCGCTGGAAATCGCAAAGACAGGATCTGAAGAGTTTAAGACTATTGACATCGGACCGGCAGGCACCGCCATGCGCTTCTTAACATCCTACTTAAACCTAGTAAAAGGCAACTTTATACTAACGGGAACCGAGCGCATGCAGCAGCGTCCGATCGGCATCCTTGTCGATGCGTTGAAAACCATCGGTGCTGATATACATTACGAGAAGAAAGCGGGCTTTCCACCTCTGAAAATCGAAGGGGGTATGTTCCAAAACAAAGAGCAGGTCGCTATACAAGGAAATATATCGAGCCAATACATCTCTTCGCTCCTATTGATTGCTTCCTCCTTGAAGAAAGGTTTGACGATCAATATCGAAGGTGAACTGACATCGAGACCCTATGTGACGATGACGCTCGAAATGCTGAAAGAAGCCAGGATACAATACGATTTTCAGGAACAAAGCATTGCGATCGAGAAGCAGGATTTCCAACCCGCTACCATTTATGTGGAACCGGACTGGAGTGCCGCATCCTATTGGTATGCCATGGTCGCTTTGGCACAGGAAGCTCATATTGTGCTCCCGGGATTGAAACAGCATAGCTTGCAAGGGGACTTTGCCATCACCGACATCATGACGCACTTTGGTGTGACTTCGACCTTTGAGAAAGACGGCTTGCATTTACGTAAATCAGGTCTGATTTCTAAAAAATCTTTATTCGATTTCAAAGAATGCCCTGATCTCGCACAAACGGTAGTGGTTGTTGCCGCTGCATTGCGGAAAGATACCTCGTTCACGGGCCTTGAAACTTTAAAAATCAAAGAAACGGACCGCATCCTGGCTTTACAGCAAGAGATCGGCAAGTTCGGTGCAGAATTAATTGCTGACGGTGAGGTTTATCACCTCAAGACGGGCAAGGTATTCGAGCCGGAACAAATCAGTATCGCAACGTATGAAGATCATCGCATGGCTATGGCCTTCGCACCGCTTGCGTTAGTTTTCGATCAAATAACTATAGAAGAACCGGAAGTGGTGGAGAAATCATACCCTTCGTTCTGGAAACACCTTGCTGAGCAGGGTTTTAAAATCGTGGAATAA
- the aroC gene encoding chorismate synthase, which translates to MAGNTFGDIFKISTFGESHGAAIGVILDGCPPLVEIDEEFIQSELDKRRPGQSKITTQRKESDTAQILSGVFEGKSTGTPIAIVISNEDQRSKDYSHIQDKFRPSHADYTYQTKYGIRDYRGGGRSSARETAARVAAGAIAKLFLKQRGIEIFAHVSGVGKLEAPNLDSSDLTQLLARRESNIVRCADPATAAEMTEFIDQVRKNGDTVGGRINTIIRNVPVGLGEPVFDKLHADLAKAMMSINAVHGFEYGSGFDGSQMLGSEHNDIFVNQDSKIKTLTNFSGGIQGGISNGMDITFKTAFKPVATIMRDQATINEQGDDTTISGKGRHDPCVVPRAVIIVEAMAALVIADHLLKYEAYHNAK; encoded by the coding sequence ATGGCAGGAAACACTTTCGGGGATATTTTCAAGATCAGCACTTTCGGCGAATCACATGGTGCAGCAATCGGCGTTATACTAGATGGCTGTCCGCCTTTGGTCGAAATTGATGAAGAATTTATTCAATCTGAACTCGACAAACGCCGACCAGGACAATCGAAGATTACGACCCAACGCAAGGAAAGTGATACTGCACAGATTCTATCTGGCGTATTTGAAGGCAAATCTACAGGCACGCCAATAGCCATTGTTATTTCTAACGAGGACCAACGATCGAAGGACTATTCGCATATCCAAGACAAGTTCCGCCCCTCTCACGCAGACTATACTTACCAAACGAAGTATGGCATACGTGATTATCGCGGCGGTGGCCGCTCCTCGGCGAGAGAAACTGCAGCACGCGTTGCTGCTGGCGCTATTGCCAAGCTTTTCCTAAAACAACGTGGCATTGAAATATTTGCGCACGTTTCTGGCGTAGGAAAACTCGAAGCACCGAATTTGGACAGCTCGGATTTGACACAACTTTTAGCACGTCGCGAAAGCAATATCGTGCGTTGTGCTGACCCAGCTACAGCGGCTGAAATGACGGAATTTATCGATCAAGTACGCAAGAATGGCGACACGGTAGGTGGTAGAATCAATACGATCATCCGCAATGTCCCGGTAGGTCTTGGCGAACCGGTTTTCGATAAATTGCACGCCGATTTAGCCAAAGCCATGATGAGCATCAATGCGGTACACGGATTCGAATACGGCTCGGGCTTCGACGGATCGCAAATGCTAGGATCAGAACACAACGATATATTTGTAAATCAGGATTCGAAAATTAAAACATTAACCAATTTTTCAGGAGGCATTCAAGGCGGTATTTCCAATGGTATGGATATCACCTTCAAAACAGCTTTCAAACCTGTTGCAACCATCATGAGAGATCAAGCAACGATCAATGAGCAAGGCGACGACACAACAATATCTGGCAAAGGTCGTCACGACCCATGTGTTGTTCCGCGTGCGGTAATCATTGTCGAAGCTATGGCTGCATTGGTAATCGCTGACCACCTCTTAAAATATGAAGCTTATCATAATGCCAAGTAA
- a CDS encoding ROK family protein, protein MKLIIMPSNELILSCDIGGTHITSAIVDSSNWTILEETITRSHVNSKADAKSILQEWTNNMKACLSRIDNPVQAIGIAAPGPFDYENGIPLMKGQSKYDELYQMPVTEPIKELIGNENLDILYINDAAAFLQGEVYGCGLENEDCILGITLGTGLGSAVWNNGEKAFDADLWNSPYQDDIFEEYLVTRWFIKRFKELTGLEESGLREILEKHAERAETKQLLAEYRDQLLDFLLFFSKKYNCHQFIIGGNISKAWDKIFPDKRLLSHYKIEIGKFQEQAAIIGAASLFNN, encoded by the coding sequence ATGAAGCTTATCATAATGCCAAGTAACGAACTTATCCTTTCTTGCGATATTGGCGGAACACACATTACCTCCGCCATTGTCGACAGTAGTAACTGGACAATCTTAGAAGAAACTATCACCCGCTCGCATGTAAATTCGAAAGCAGATGCTAAATCGATTTTACAAGAATGGACGAACAACATGAAGGCCTGTTTATCCAGAATCGATAACCCTGTTCAGGCCATCGGTATTGCTGCTCCCGGCCCATTCGATTATGAAAACGGCATCCCCTTGATGAAAGGACAATCCAAATACGACGAGCTTTATCAGATGCCGGTAACAGAACCCATCAAAGAACTTATCGGAAACGAAAACCTTGATATATTATATATCAACGATGCCGCTGCTTTCTTGCAAGGCGAAGTATATGGTTGTGGTTTAGAAAATGAAGATTGCATCTTAGGAATCACCTTAGGAACAGGATTAGGATCCGCCGTATGGAATAACGGCGAAAAAGCCTTTGATGCCGACCTATGGAACAGCCCCTACCAAGACGACATCTTTGAAGAATACTTAGTAACACGCTGGTTTATCAAGCGGTTCAAAGAACTGACCGGGCTTGAAGAGTCAGGTCTTCGTGAGATTCTGGAGAAGCATGCAGAGCGTGCTGAAACCAAACAACTGCTAGCAGAATATCGCGACCAGCTGCTCGACTTCCTTTTATTCTTCAGCAAGAAATACAATTGCCATCAATTTATTATTGGCGGAAACATCAGTAAGGCATGGGACAAAATATTTCCAGATAAGCGTCTATTGAGCCATTATAAAATCGAAATAGGCAAATTCCAAGAACAGGCAGCCATTATCGGAGCTGCGAGCCTATTCAATAACTAA
- a CDS encoding thiamine pyrophosphate-dependent enzyme yields the protein MSETNTTRPVQFNSAKMSYEEFRELLIADYKLAVQSRFVSLLGRKEVLTGKAKFGIFGDGKELAQIALAKVFKPGDWRSGYYRDQTLAFALNISTVYHFFSQLYANPTIEADTSSAGRQMVAHFAMPLVDDDGEWIDQTQQYNTVSDISTTGGQMARILGLGLASKLYKDNPNLSHKAKFSKDGEEVVFCTIGNAATSEGVFWETVNAAGVKQIPVVISIWDDGYGISVPNEVQTTKGDISSVLRGFQRDEAGAGYEIFRVKGWDYAGLCEVYEKAAEFARTQHQPCIVHVTDITQPQGHSTSGSHERYKDQDRLNWETEFDCNQRMRDWLLESGLASDEELKEIESEMKDFVRQEQKRAWSDYRKTLQVDLDEGIALLEKLNHHAVELPLKTLLSISDLSLKEVYVNIRRVIRDLRGIELEGKAELLAWYQEKQRVNHSRFNDKLFTDTKYSPLKVQKIDAEIDDKSPIVDGREVLNACFRANFERDARLIAFGEDVGKIGDVNQGFAGLQDEFGSQRIFDTGIRESAIIGKGLGLAIRGFRPIAEIQYLDYLIYAMPVLSDDLASLSYRTKGRQRAPLIVRTRGHRLEGIWHSGSPMSVLLGGLRGMHICVPRNMTQAAGMYNTLLNADEPALVVECLNGYRLKEKMPHNVGEFTVPIGKAELLREGSDITVVSYGSTLRIVQEAALELEKLGISIEIVDAQCLAPFDQDHLCKASLEKTNRLLIVDEDFPGGASSYILHEILEVQGGYYLLDSQPRTLTAKAHRPPYGSDGDYFTKPAVDDVVEAAYKIMTESRPNEYPPLFS from the coding sequence ATGTCAGAAACAAATACGACACGACCAGTGCAGTTTAACTCAGCTAAAATGAGCTACGAAGAGTTCCGCGAATTGCTGATTGCCGATTATAAACTAGCTGTACAAAGCCGTTTTGTTAGTCTACTAGGAAGGAAAGAAGTCCTTACTGGTAAGGCTAAATTTGGTATTTTTGGTGATGGAAAAGAACTCGCGCAAATCGCTTTAGCTAAGGTGTTCAAACCTGGAGACTGGCGTTCCGGATATTACAGAGATCAAACATTGGCATTTGCTTTAAACATAAGCACTGTCTACCATTTCTTTTCTCAACTGTATGCAAATCCTACTATTGAAGCCGATACATCCTCTGCAGGCCGCCAAATGGTTGCCCATTTCGCAATGCCCTTAGTGGATGATGACGGCGAATGGATTGATCAAACCCAACAATATAATACGGTCTCGGATATCTCCACCACAGGAGGGCAGATGGCGCGTATTCTTGGGCTAGGCCTTGCATCCAAACTTTATAAGGATAATCCAAATCTTTCGCACAAGGCGAAATTCTCCAAAGATGGGGAAGAAGTTGTCTTTTGTACAATCGGTAATGCAGCGACCTCCGAAGGGGTATTCTGGGAAACCGTTAATGCCGCAGGCGTAAAACAGATTCCTGTTGTTATCTCCATTTGGGATGATGGTTATGGTATTTCCGTTCCAAATGAGGTGCAGACCACCAAAGGCGATATTTCATCGGTCCTTCGTGGGTTCCAGCGTGATGAAGCGGGGGCAGGCTATGAAATCTTCCGTGTCAAAGGCTGGGATTATGCCGGACTTTGTGAAGTTTATGAGAAAGCAGCAGAATTTGCACGAACGCAGCATCAACCCTGCATAGTTCATGTAACAGATATTACGCAGCCACAAGGACATTCAACCTCGGGCTCGCACGAACGATATAAAGATCAAGATCGATTGAACTGGGAAACCGAGTTCGATTGTAATCAGCGCATGCGCGACTGGTTGCTCGAATCCGGCCTAGCGAGCGATGAAGAGTTAAAGGAAATCGAGTCGGAAATGAAAGATTTTGTTCGTCAGGAACAAAAGAGGGCTTGGTCTGATTACCGAAAAACTTTACAGGTAGATTTAGATGAAGGCATCGCCTTATTAGAAAAGCTAAATCACCATGCGGTGGAATTGCCTTTAAAGACCTTATTGTCTATATCGGACTTATCCTTAAAAGAGGTATATGTCAATATCCGACGCGTTATTCGCGATCTGAGAGGCATCGAGCTCGAAGGGAAAGCCGAATTATTAGCCTGGTACCAAGAGAAGCAGCGAGTAAATCACAGCCGCTTCAACGATAAGTTATTTACTGATACCAAATACTCGCCACTGAAGGTTCAGAAGATCGACGCCGAGATCGACGATAAGTCGCCGATTGTAGATGGTCGTGAAGTGTTGAACGCTTGCTTTAGAGCAAACTTCGAACGCGATGCCCGATTAATTGCTTTTGGAGAAGACGTAGGTAAAATCGGCGATGTCAATCAAGGTTTTGCCGGCCTGCAGGATGAGTTTGGATCGCAGCGGATTTTCGATACAGGGATACGCGAGTCTGCAATCATTGGTAAAGGCTTAGGTCTTGCTATACGTGGGTTCCGCCCGATTGCTGAGATACAGTATCTAGATTATCTGATCTACGCGATGCCGGTATTGAGCGATGATCTCGCCAGTCTAAGCTATAGAACAAAGGGTCGTCAAAGAGCGCCTTTGATCGTGCGCACGCGTGGTCACCGTTTAGAAGGTATTTGGCACTCCGGATCACCGATGTCGGTGCTTTTGGGAGGACTTCGAGGCATGCACATCTGCGTGCCGAGAAATATGACTCAAGCGGCCGGAATGTACAATACGCTATTGAATGCGGATGAACCTGCGTTGGTTGTAGAATGCTTGAACGGCTACCGTTTGAAAGAAAAGATGCCGCATAACGTAGGTGAATTTACCGTTCCAATCGGAAAAGCAGAGCTGCTCCGTGAGGGTTCGGACATTACGGTGGTATCTTATGGCTCAACCTTGCGTATCGTGCAGGAAGCAGCCTTGGAACTAGAGAAACTGGGTATATCCATCGAGATCGTCGATGCGCAGTGTTTAGCGCCATTCGATCAGGATCATCTCTGCAAAGCATCCTTAGAAAAAACAAATAGATTGCTCATCGTAGATGAAGACTTCCCTGGAGGTGCATCATCTTATATATTACACGAGATTCTGGAAGTTCAGGGTGGATACTATCTCTTAGATAGCCAACCTAGAACTTTGACAGCAAAAGCACATCGCCCTCCATATGGTTCTGACGGTGATTATTTCACCAAACCAGCGGTTGACGATGTTGTAGAAGCTGCCTACAAGATTATGACGGAAAGCCGGCCAAACGAGTACCCGCCATTATTTTCATAA